In the Malus domestica chromosome 16, GDT2T_hap1 genome, one interval contains:
- the LOC103402625 gene encoding CAX-interacting protein 4: MVVWKKSCSFVLLTLDFWSVELWFAPDKMHFRSSSYQHADIVLVFISKWMQLVEEKKKRAWEKKEAPLKWEQKLEAAAKAKADAEAKERKLKSSKHKRRSVSESDSNSDTDRSDGRRKSSKRTHKKHGNHSHSDANDSEVRKEKKSKRKLKKHSSGSSDDSSDEYESDYDEDRKRKKRSHKKHRHHDSRSDSGPDSSSDDEYDTVKGSHSRHHKHHQRSDSESSGSYSDEDE, from the exons at GGTAGTTTGGAAGAAGAGCTGCAGCTTTGTGCTTTTGACGCTGGACTTTTGGTCTGTAGAGCTGTGGTTTGCTCCAGATAAG ATGCACTTCCGGTCATCATCGTACCAACATGCAGATATTGTGCTGGTTTTTATATCTAAATGGATGCAACTGGTTGAGGAGAAAAAGAAACGAGCCTGGGAGAAGAAAGAAGCCCCGCTGAAGTGGGAGCAGAAACTAGAAGCTGCTGCAAAGGCAAAAGCCGATGCCGAAGCCAAAGAGAGGAAGTTGAAATCTTCAAAGCACAAGAGAAGATCTGTGTCAGAGTCTGATAGCAATAGCGACACTGACAGAAGTGATGGGAGAAGAAAGTCAAGTAAAAGAACTCACAAGAAGCACGGGAATCACTCTCACTCTGATGCAAATGACAGTGAAgtgaggaaggagaagaaatcCAAGCGAAAGCTAAAGAAACATTCCTCAGGCTCAAGTGATGATAGCAGTGATGAGTATGAGAGTGATTACGACGAAgataggaagaggaagaagagaagcCATAAAAAGCACAGGCATCATGATTCTAGATCAGATTCTGGTCCCGATTCTTCCAGTGATGATGAGTATGATACAGTGAAGGGAAGTCATTCGAGGCACCACAAGCACCATCAGAGGTCAGACTCAGAATCTTCTGGTTCTTATAGTGATGAAGACGAGTGA